Below is a genomic region from Pseudomonadota bacterium.
ATATTTTCTCGACTGGGAAATAAAAGGAGAAAACTCAAATCCATATTATCCAACTATTGAAATGGCTTGTGATATTGTTGACTGGCAGGAACGGATGCATTACATTGATGACGCTCTTGGAATGTGTGCGGGGTTGTCAGCATTTCATCTGAAACCTCCGTATCATATTCATAATTACCCGAAATTCATTGCAGCCGGGGCCGGAATCGAGATGGATGAAGAGAAACTGACCAAAGCCACCAAGAGATACCGGACTTTAGTCAGAGCCATCAATATCAGCAGAG
It encodes:
- a CDS encoding aldehyde ferredoxin oxidoreductase C-terminal domain-containing protein — its product is YFLDWEIKGENSNPYYPTIEMACDIVDWQERMHYIDDALGMCAGLSAFHLKPPYHIHNYPKFIAAGAGIEMDEEKLTKATKRYRTLVRAINISRGMRRKDEKPPEDHWKKRFPELEKDLLDAYYKYKGWNNDGIPTKESLHELGLDYVSEDFVARGILNDSEDAPAAAADKD